The Vitis vinifera cultivar Pinot Noir 40024 chromosome 12, ASM3070453v1 genome has a segment encoding these proteins:
- the LOC132254793 gene encoding uncharacterized protein LOC132254793: MYLASKRRRFGGLLPNPPSPATAARPQRAVTGSHSRPFHLNGSHSSTSSSNNGSKSIKFLKKTLSFTDTSSMLSTEVVPKGFLVMCVGKELKRFIIRTEYLGHQAFGSTEGS; this comes from the coding sequence atgtATCTGGcgtcaaaacgacgtcgttttggaggACTCCTTCCAAACCCTCCCTCTCCAGCAACTGCAGCCCGCCCCCAACGCGCAGTGACAGGCTCCCACAGCCGGCCGTTTCACCTCAATGGCAGTCACAGCTCTACTTCCTCCTCTAACAATGGCAGCAAGAGCATCAAGTTCCTCAAGAAGACTCTCTCCTTCACAGACACTAGTTCAATGCTTTCTACCGAGGTCGTCCCAAAAGGGTTTCTGGTCATGTGCGTGGGGAAGGAGCTGAAGAGATTCATCATCCGGACAGAGTATCTGGGTCACCAAGCATTTGGGTCTACTGAGGGAAGCTGA
- the LOC100260708 gene encoding sulfate transporter 1.3, with translation MSSSRRHSEDLPYVHKVGVPPKQDLLKEFTDTVKETFFADDPLRPFKDQPRSRQFVLGLQSLFPILEWGRDYNLTKLRGDLIAGFTIASLCIPQDIGYAKLANLAPQYGLYSSFVPPLIYAFMGSSRDIAIGPVAVVSLLIGTMLQDVIDPTENEVEYRRLAFTATFFAGITQATLGFFRLGFLIDFLSHAAIVGFMAGAAITIALQQLKGLLGIKKFTRKTDIISVMHSVWSTVHHGWNWETIVIGLSFLAFLLLAKYIGKKNKKLFWVPAIAPLISVILSTFFVYITHAEKHGVQIVPHIRKGVNPPSLHEIYFTGGYVIKGFKIGVVVGLIALTEAIAIGRTFAAMKGYQLDGNKEMVALGTMNIVGSMTSCYVATGSFSRSAVNNMAGCRTAVSNIVMSCIVLLTLEVITPLFKYTPNAILSSIIISAVLSLIDIQAIVLIWKIDKFDFVACMGALFGVVFASVEIGLLIAISISFIKILLQVTRPRTTILGKLPRTNIYRNIYQYPEAAKVPGILIVRVDSAIYFSNSNYVKERILRWLTDEEEQLKENQLPRIQSLIVEMSPVTEIDTSGIHALEELYKNLQKREVQLNLANPGQVVIDKLHASNFANLIGQDKIFLSVADAVLSYAPKMEDL, from the exons ATGTCTTCATCACGTCGCCATTCGGAGGACTTGCCATACGTTCACAAGGTGGGCGTGCCTCCTAAGCAGGACCTTTTGAAGGAGTTCACAGACACTGTGAAAGAAACTTTCTTTGCAGATGACCCCTTAAGACCTTTTAAAGACCAGCCAAGATCGAGACAATTTGTACTTGGTCTTCAATCCCTTTTCCCAATTCTGGAATGGGGAAGGGATTACAACCTTACCAAACTTAGAGGTGATCTCATTGCTGGATTCACCATTGCAAGCCTCTGTATTCCTCAG GATATTGGATATGCAAAGCTTGCAAATCTTGCTCCTCAATATGGTTTAT ACAGTAGCTTTGTTCCACCACTTATCTATGCCTTCATGGGTAGCTCAAGAGACATTGCCATAGGACCAGTAGCTGTGGTGTCTCTCCTGATTGGAACTATGTTGCAGGATGTGATTGATCCAACTGAAAATGAAGTTGAGTATAGGCGGCTTGCATTCACTGCTACATTCTTTGCGGGCATCACTCAGGCCACACTAGGTTTCTTTAG ATTGGGTTTCTTGATTGACTTCTTATCTCATGCTGCTATTGTCGGGTTTATGGCTGGAGCTGCCATTACCATTGCCCTTCAACAACTTAAAGGCTTGCTGGGCATAAAGAAGTTCACAAGGAAAACCGATATTATCTCTGTTATGCACTCAGTATGGAGCACAGTACATCATGGG TGGAACTGGGAGACCATAGTCATAGGATTATCATTCTTGGCTTTCCTTTTGTTGGCCAAGTATATT GGcaagaagaacaagaaattATTTTGGGTGCCTGCAATTGCTCCCTTGATCTCTGTCATACTTTCAACCTTTTTTGTGTATATCACTCATGCTGAAAAACATGGTGTTCAAATT GTCCCACATATTAGAAAAGGTGTCAATCCACCATCTCTTCATGAAATATATTTCACAGGAGGGTATGTCATTAAAGGCTTTAAGATCGGTGTTGTGGTCGGTTTGATAGCTCTAACG GAAGCTATAGCAATTGGAAGAACATTTGCAGCCATGAAGGGGTATCAGCTGGATGGAAACAAAGAAATGGTAGCATTAGGAACTATGAATATTGTGGGCTCAATGACATCTTGTTATGTTGCTACAG GATCCTTTTCTCGGTCAGCAGTGAATAACATGGCTGGCTGCCGCACAGCAGTTTCCAACATAGTGATGTCCTGCATTGTATTGCTAACTTTGGAAGTTATCACACCATTATTTAAGTACACCCCGAATGCCATACTCTCTTCTATCATCATATCTGCTGTGCTAAGCCTAATTGACATTCAAGCAATAGTTCTGATATGGAAGATCGATAAATTTGACTTTGTTGCTTGCATGGGAGCCCTTTTTGGTGTGGTTTTTGCTTCTGTTGAGATAGGGCTCTTAATTGCA ATCTCCATATCCTTTATCAAAATCCTCCTGCAAGTGACTAGGCCCAGGACCACAATACTTGGGAAGCTCCCAAGGACAAATATTTACCGAAACATATATCAATATCCTGAAGCAGCAAAGGTGCCAGGCATTTTAATTGTCAGAGTTGACTCTGCAATTTACTTCTCCAACTCCAACTATGTTAAGGAGAG GATTTTGAGATGGCTAACTGATGAGGAGGAGCAACTGAAAGAAAACCAGCTACCAAGAATCCAATCTTTGATAGTCGAAATGTCAC CTGTTACAGAAATTGACACTAGTGGCATCCATGCCCTAGAAGAGTTATATAAGAACTTGCAGAAGAGAGAAGTTCAG CTTAATCTGGCAAATCCTGGGCAAGTTGTGATTGACAAGCTCCATGCATCCAATTTTGCAAACTTGATTGGGCAGGACAAGATCTTTCTCAGTGTTGCAGACGCAGTTCTATCTTATGCTCCAAAGATGGAAGACCTTTAA